One genomic window of Haloferax mediterranei ATCC 33500 includes the following:
- a CDS encoding HPP family protein — translation MNLRHLAARVVARVSKLYTRIRCIERRELVAFGRWVENTNNLLHLTVLLVIPLLIASVTFVSNAVSTLSFLLFPPLASGTYTLFSDPEGRYASPSKFVVTLTVGALCGLVAVGFSDWAYGPTGTAFVHPSAAALAIFLTGSATWLLNVEAPSAFSTALLTLVTGDVNPEEYVVSIFFASLVIAAAFFIWREQFYERRAEYLYGTVRGDDHVIVPMRGESAPQTAFFAARLAAAHSAGRVVLLDVLSPDAPESTAESTAASTAESNDVTASTEDSAVSEPVTEVNSQKDEVRRIDEGEETDAAGQSCEGEKMDESSESTGSPAADAAVERLESCAHRLRTRLGVPVEVVVARGDPLSATTKAAENTNSDLVVTPYEEDRGLLSDYVRGLFGGSYDTVAFRSTEERFRWRRILVLVSRPGDTAHAMIDFATRLAGETGNVSVTTCISSEVERRPAESKLANLVETADGNIETRVARAEVTTFITSNAATYDLVVLGSSGDRSAASRFISPPTFERIKEIDSGVAVFDRGH, via the coding sequence GTGAACCTTCGCCACCTCGCGGCCCGGGTGGTCGCACGCGTAAGCAAGCTCTATACGCGAATTCGGTGCATAGAGCGGCGTGAACTGGTGGCGTTTGGACGCTGGGTAGAGAATACGAACAATCTGCTGCATCTCACCGTTTTACTGGTTATCCCGCTTCTCATCGCAAGCGTGACGTTCGTCTCCAACGCGGTTAGCACCCTCTCGTTCCTCTTGTTCCCGCCGCTTGCATCCGGGACGTACACGTTGTTTTCGGACCCCGAAGGTCGCTACGCCTCACCGAGTAAGTTCGTCGTCACGCTCACCGTCGGCGCGCTCTGTGGCCTCGTCGCCGTCGGCTTTTCCGACTGGGCGTACGGACCGACTGGTACCGCGTTCGTTCACCCCTCGGCGGCCGCGCTCGCAATCTTTCTCACCGGCAGTGCGACGTGGCTCCTGAACGTCGAGGCACCCTCCGCGTTCTCGACGGCGCTTTTGACACTCGTCACGGGCGACGTGAATCCCGAAGAGTACGTGGTGAGTATCTTCTTTGCGAGTCTGGTCATCGCTGCCGCGTTCTTCATCTGGCGCGAGCAGTTCTACGAGCGGCGGGCGGAGTACCTCTACGGAACCGTCCGCGGGGACGACCACGTCATCGTTCCGATGCGTGGCGAATCAGCTCCCCAGACGGCTTTCTTCGCCGCGCGACTCGCCGCGGCCCACAGTGCCGGGAGAGTTGTACTGCTCGACGTGCTCTCTCCCGACGCTCCCGAATCGACCGCTGAAAGCACAGCGGCATCCACCGCTGAATCGAACGATGTCACTGCGAGCACGGAGGACTCAGCGGTTAGCGAGCCCGTAACAGAGGTTAATTCGCAGAAAGACGAAGTTAGGAGGATAGATGAGGGCGAGGAAACAGACGCGGCCGGGCAGTCGTGCGAAGGCGAGAAGATGGACGAATCCAGCGAATCGACTGGGAGTCCCGCCGCCGACGCCGCAGTCGAGCGCCTCGAATCGTGTGCACACCGACTGCGGACGCGACTGGGCGTCCCCGTCGAGGTCGTCGTCGCCCGTGGTGACCCGCTGTCGGCAACAACGAAAGCCGCGGAGAACACCAATTCGGACCTCGTCGTCACTCCGTACGAAGAAGACCGCGGACTGCTCTCGGACTACGTTCGCGGCCTGTTCGGCGGCAGCTACGACACCGTTGCATTTCGGTCGACCGAAGAGAGGTTCCGCTGGCGGCGCATCCTCGTCCTCGTCTCGCGCCCCGGCGACACCGCCCACGCGATGATCGATTTCGCAACCCGACTGGCCGGAGAAACCGGCAACGTGAGCGTCACGACGTGTATCTCGTCAGAAGTCGAGCGCAGACCGGCGGAGTCGAAACTCGCAAATCTCGTCGAGACGGCGGACGGGAACATCGAAACGCGGGTCGCTCGCGCCGAGGTGACGACGTTCATCACGTCGAACGCTGCGACCTACGACCTCGTCGTCCTCGGGTCGAGTGGCGACCGGTCTGCCGCCTCGCGCTTTATCTCACCGCCGACGTTCGAGCGAATCAAAGAAATCGACTCTGGTGTGGCCGTCTTCGACCGCGGACACTAG
- the ppc gene encoding phosphoenolpyruvate carboxylase — protein sequence MRLHTRDVRQDVRELGALLGDVLEAQTSTASFETVEELRQAAIAYRKGEAGSREALYEVLGDLDPERESIVARAFTTYFELINLAEERERVRVIREASQEGTLEDGILDTLDTLQAEDVDEELLGQVLEDVLIEPTFTAHPTEARRKTVKAKLRSIANRLETVDERRLTDLEHDQEWRHIVAEVTSLWQTSQVRNRRPEPTDEARNVQWYLENILFDVVGEVYEELEEELHKEYPNLDVPKLFEFRSWAGSDRDGNPFVTPEVTEDTLARQRNVALEQYSSALKRLSGVLSQDATRTDHGPELERSLKADRELLPVVAEEADERYPNEPYRQKLKLMRERLRRIEDVRPNGYAEASELMEDLGVIDTSLREIGAEQVADVYVEPLMRQVDTFGFTLASLDLRDHQENHTEAVHEALAHEGLDYYGSSEEKRVELLTDAILQEEPVVDLENPGDVSETAQRVLRRFRKLGEWQREYGVSAIDTYCISMTEEPSHVLEVLFLADQAGVVSLPDHCGLDVVPLLETESALNGARRIMGTLFENEAYGKALAARNNVQEIMLGYSDSNKENGFLAANWDLYKNQRRLADICDDFDVTMRLFHGRGGSISRGGGPMNEAMLALPNETITGQIKFTEQGEAIAEKYANPRVAERNLEQMLNAQIRARLQAIRQPEEEVPDRWVDAMDTMAAAAREEYRNLLESDGFVSYFEQATPITVIEELNLGSRPASRSGERTVEDLRAIPWVFSWTQSRCILPGWYSLAAGVNAYLDDGGDMDALREMYDEWPFFRSTLDNAAMSLARTDFEIAAEYADLADEDLREEFFTRLTAEYEDAANLMLDISERSSLLKREWLKESLRRRNPYVDPLNLLQTHLLAQTHRTEEEERTLRLTVKGIAAGMKNTG from the coding sequence ATGCGACTGCACACCAGAGACGTCAGACAGGACGTCCGCGAGCTTGGGGCACTGCTCGGGGACGTACTGGAGGCACAGACCTCTACGGCGTCGTTCGAGACGGTCGAAGAGCTTCGACAGGCCGCTATCGCCTACAGAAAGGGTGAGGCGGGGTCCCGCGAAGCACTCTACGAAGTGCTCGGTGACCTCGACCCCGAACGCGAGAGTATCGTCGCGCGGGCGTTCACCACGTACTTCGAACTCATCAACCTCGCCGAAGAGCGCGAGCGCGTTCGCGTCATTCGCGAGGCGTCGCAGGAAGGAACGCTCGAAGACGGCATCCTCGACACACTCGACACACTCCAAGCGGAGGATGTCGACGAGGAACTGCTCGGGCAGGTTCTCGAAGACGTGCTCATCGAACCGACGTTCACGGCGCACCCGACTGAAGCGCGCCGGAAGACGGTGAAAGCGAAGCTTCGCTCCATCGCAAACCGACTTGAGACGGTCGACGAGCGCCGCCTCACCGACCTCGAACACGACCAGGAATGGCGGCACATCGTCGCCGAGGTGACGAGCCTTTGGCAGACCTCGCAGGTCCGCAACCGCCGTCCGGAGCCGACCGACGAGGCCCGAAACGTCCAGTGGTACCTCGAAAACATCCTCTTCGACGTAGTCGGCGAGGTGTACGAGGAACTCGAAGAGGAACTCCACAAGGAGTACCCCAACCTCGACGTGCCGAAGCTGTTCGAGTTCCGGTCGTGGGCCGGGTCTGACCGTGACGGCAACCCCTTCGTCACACCTGAGGTCACAGAAGACACACTCGCCCGCCAGCGGAACGTCGCCCTCGAACAGTACAGCAGCGCCCTCAAGCGTCTCTCCGGTGTGCTGAGTCAAGACGCAACACGAACCGACCACGGTCCCGAACTCGAACGCTCGTTGAAGGCCGACCGCGAACTGCTTCCGGTCGTGGCGGAGGAAGCAGACGAGCGCTATCCCAACGAGCCGTACCGCCAGAAACTGAAACTGATGCGCGAGCGACTTCGCCGCATCGAAGACGTTCGACCCAACGGCTACGCCGAAGCGAGCGAACTCATGGAGGACCTGGGAGTCATCGACACCAGCCTTCGTGAGATTGGTGCCGAGCAGGTCGCGGACGTGTACGTCGAACCCCTGATGCGACAGGTCGATACCTTCGGCTTCACGCTCGCCAGCCTCGACCTCCGCGACCACCAGGAGAACCACACCGAGGCCGTGCACGAAGCCCTCGCGCACGAAGGACTCGACTACTACGGGAGCTCCGAGGAGAAGCGCGTCGAACTCCTTACCGACGCGATTCTTCAGGAAGAACCGGTCGTCGACCTCGAAAACCCCGGCGACGTGTCTGAGACGGCCCAGCGCGTGCTTCGCCGCTTCCGCAAACTCGGCGAATGGCAGCGCGAGTACGGCGTCAGCGCCATCGACACCTACTGTATCTCGATGACCGAAGAGCCGTCGCACGTCCTCGAAGTACTCTTCCTTGCCGACCAGGCCGGCGTCGTCTCTCTGCCGGACCACTGCGGTCTCGATGTCGTTCCGCTTCTCGAAACCGAGTCGGCGCTGAACGGCGCGCGCCGCATCATGGGAACGCTGTTCGAGAACGAGGCGTACGGCAAGGCGCTCGCCGCCCGGAACAACGTCCAGGAGATTATGCTGGGCTACTCCGACTCCAACAAGGAAAACGGCTTCCTCGCGGCCAACTGGGACCTCTACAAGAACCAGCGCCGCCTCGCCGACATCTGCGACGATTTCGACGTGACGATGCGGTTGTTCCACGGTCGCGGCGGCTCGATTTCCCGCGGCGGCGGCCCGATGAACGAGGCGATGTTGGCGCTGCCGAACGAGACCATCACGGGTCAAATCAAGTTCACGGAGCAGGGCGAGGCAATCGCCGAGAAGTACGCCAACCCGCGCGTCGCGGAGCGAAACCTCGAACAGATGCTCAACGCCCAGATTCGCGCCCGCCTGCAAGCGATTCGGCAACCCGAAGAGGAGGTTCCCGACCGCTGGGTTGACGCCATGGACACGATGGCGGCGGCCGCCCGCGAGGAGTATCGCAACCTCCTCGAATCCGACGGGTTCGTCTCCTACTTCGAGCAGGCGACGCCCATCACGGTCATCGAGGAACTCAACCTCGGCTCTCGGCCGGCCTCTCGGTCCGGCGAACGCACTGTCGAGGACCTGCGGGCCATCCCGTGGGTGTTCTCGTGGACGCAGTCGCGGTGTATCCTCCCCGGTTGGTACTCGCTGGCCGCGGGGGTCAACGCCTATCTCGACGACGGCGGCGACATGGACGCCCTCCGCGAGATGTACGACGAGTGGCCGTTCTTCCGCAGCACGCTCGACAACGCCGCGATGTCGCTGGCACGTACGGACTTCGAAATCGCCGCCGAGTACGCCGACCTCGCGGACGAAGACCTCCGCGAAGAGTTCTTCACGCGACTCACCGCCGAGTACGAGGACGCCGCGAACCTCATGCTCGATATCAGCGAGCGCAGTAGCCTCCTGAAGCGCGAGTGGCTCAAAGAGAGCCTCCGCCGCCGGAACCCCTACGTCGACCCGCTGAACCTGTTACAGACGCACCTGCTCGCGCAGACCCACCGGACCGAAGAAGAAGAGCGAACCCTTCGGCTCACGGTCAAAGGTATCGCTGCGGGGATGAAGAACACGGGCTAA
- a CDS encoding potassium channel family protein gives MAALPVEVVYGLYFGVLTGLVPAAIAWLLGFGFRYVTGVTVPGLAVVVLSVAIAGASGGLMALADPTITQSENQVRLTVALLVVLMGSLYAHNRGDAFANEIPRKVSLRKLTERTLSTDVVELVGGRGQVRVAVAGEVGDIEGYPPVPLDIRTRIRNGEWTFPADIPLVELESRFADRLQTEFDLAAVEVRLDERAHATVSAAAPVGGLSKRLPPGERAVSVTALVPTGLAQGDEVVVVTDDETVSAAVAGVDTVAETPVASESDDDTDNDAPKAAPRAPTAVGGEGRVTLSVDRTAVESLLSADVERFVVTSRGVRREFELVSLLRRAGKRFARLSVGADGPLDDVTLGDVSVRDSYGVAVLAVRHGGNWTIAPRGDQRVSAGDTVYAAGSRGDLAAFEEVVA, from the coding sequence ATGGCTGCACTCCCCGTCGAAGTCGTCTACGGACTCTACTTCGGCGTTCTTACGGGACTCGTCCCCGCCGCCATCGCGTGGCTCTTGGGGTTCGGGTTCCGGTACGTCACGGGTGTCACCGTCCCCGGGCTGGCAGTCGTCGTACTCAGCGTCGCCATCGCCGGTGCGAGCGGGGGGCTCATGGCTCTCGCCGACCCCACGATTACGCAGTCGGAAAATCAGGTCCGACTGACGGTCGCACTGCTCGTCGTCCTGATGGGGTCGTTGTACGCGCACAACCGCGGTGACGCCTTCGCCAACGAGATTCCGCGAAAGGTCTCGCTTCGAAAGCTCACGGAGCGAACGCTCTCAACCGACGTGGTCGAACTCGTCGGCGGGCGCGGACAGGTCCGCGTCGCCGTCGCGGGCGAAGTCGGAGATATCGAAGGCTATCCGCCGGTTCCACTCGATATTCGCACGCGTATTCGAAACGGCGAGTGGACCTTCCCCGCTGATATCCCGCTCGTGGAACTCGAATCACGGTTCGCCGACCGACTGCAGACCGAATTCGACCTCGCGGCCGTCGAAGTCAGACTGGACGAACGTGCCCACGCAACCGTCTCGGCGGCCGCCCCCGTCGGCGGGCTTTCGAAGCGACTCCCACCCGGCGAACGCGCCGTTTCGGTCACCGCGCTCGTCCCGACCGGACTCGCACAAGGCGACGAGGTCGTGGTCGTCACCGACGACGAGACGGTTTCGGCGGCCGTCGCGGGCGTGGATACGGTCGCCGAGACTCCCGTCGCCAGCGAATCGGACGACGACACCGACAACGATGCGCCGAAGGCCGCACCCCGCGCCCCGACAGCAGTTGGTGGGGAGGGACGAGTTACACTCTCCGTCGACCGGACTGCCGTCGAATCGCTCCTCAGTGCCGATGTGGAACGGTTCGTCGTCACGTCCCGCGGCGTGCGCCGCGAGTTCGAACTCGTGTCGCTGCTCCGCCGCGCCGGCAAACGATTCGCTCGACTCTCCGTCGGGGCTGACGGACCGCTCGACGACGTAACACTCGGGGATGTGAGTGTCCGCGATTCCTACGGTGTCGCCGTCCTCGCCGTCCGCCACGGCGGCAATTGGACGATTGCCCCGCGCGGAGACCAACGTGTTTCGGCCGGTGATACGGTCTACGCCGCCGGGTCGCGGGGTGACCTCGCCGCCTTCGAGGAGGTGGTCGCGTGA
- a CDS encoding NAD-binding protein: MVSVRGWFGARTTVGTVFVVAVLSVAIGLVNISSPTAGGILALYIPDAARITASYTGALTGFLLLVSVFGLRRRLRAAWYLTVILLPVTAAQGLIQSPERAAVLVGLSGVSLALSLFNYRAFDRALDLTVTQLSALLAIAGAQTYATVGTYALREDFNGVETVFDAFYYSLVTGSTVGYGDVTPNTFFAKLFALSALLVTVSSFAVALGVLLTPAIEARLTKALGRMTESQLDILENHVLVLGYGELTEPILEELGSRARVVIVTPDESRAKRLTDRGYDVVTDDPSDEEALERTRVDAARSVVVATNNDAEDALAILTARQLNPDVHIVASATQRENERKLRRAGANTVISPAALGGHFLAESALGGTGLETLEERLLNERPDEPADAGLDSSNTEFGG; encoded by the coding sequence ATGGTCTCGGTACGCGGTTGGTTCGGCGCGCGAACGACTGTCGGGACGGTGTTCGTCGTCGCCGTCCTCTCGGTAGCCATCGGTCTCGTGAACATCAGTTCACCGACGGCCGGCGGTATTCTCGCGCTGTACATTCCGGACGCGGCTCGAATCACGGCCAGTTACACCGGCGCGTTGACCGGCTTTCTGCTTCTCGTCAGCGTGTTTGGGCTCCGACGTCGCCTCCGTGCGGCGTGGTACTTGACGGTCATCCTCCTGCCGGTGACGGCCGCGCAGGGACTCATCCAATCGCCGGAGCGTGCCGCCGTACTGGTCGGTCTATCGGGTGTCAGCCTCGCGCTCTCGCTGTTCAACTACCGCGCATTTGACCGCGCGCTCGACCTGACGGTGACGCAACTGTCGGCGCTTCTCGCCATCGCCGGCGCGCAGACCTACGCGACCGTCGGCACGTACGCCCTCAGAGAAGACTTCAACGGCGTCGAGACGGTCTTCGACGCGTTCTACTACTCGCTCGTCACCGGCAGCACCGTCGGCTACGGCGACGTGACGCCCAACACGTTCTTCGCCAAACTGTTCGCGCTCTCGGCGCTGCTCGTTACGGTATCGAGCTTCGCGGTGGCCCTCGGTGTACTGCTCACGCCCGCAATCGAAGCACGACTCACGAAAGCACTTGGACGTATGACCGAATCACAACTCGACATCCTGGAGAACCACGTCCTCGTTCTCGGCTACGGGGAACTGACCGAACCGATACTCGAAGAACTCGGGAGCCGTGCTCGCGTGGTCATCGTCACGCCTGACGAATCGCGCGCGAAGCGCCTCACGGACCGCGGCTACGACGTTGTCACCGACGACCCGAGCGACGAAGAGGCACTTGAACGGACTCGCGTCGACGCGGCGCGCTCTGTCGTCGTCGCCACCAACAACGACGCTGAAGACGCGCTTGCCATCCTCACAGCGCGGCAACTCAACCCTGACGTGCATATCGTTGCATCGGCGACACAGCGGGAAAACGAGCGAAAGCTTCGCCGCGCCGGAGCGAACACCGTTATCAGTCCCGCTGCTCTCGGCGGGCACTTCCTCGCTGAGTCGGCTCTCGGTGGGACCGGTCTCGAAACGCTCGAAGAACGACTCCTTAACGAACGCCCGGACGAGCCAGCCGACGCCGGTCTCGATAGTTCGAACACCGAATTCGGTGGCTAG
- a CDS encoding ubiquitin-like small modifier protein 1, with translation MEWKLFADLAEVAGARTVRVDVEGGATVGDALDALVGSHPSLESRVFADDGELYDHINVLRNGEAATLRDDADVGDELALFPPVSGG, from the coding sequence ATGGAGTGGAAACTGTTCGCTGACCTCGCTGAGGTTGCTGGAGCGCGAACCGTCCGCGTCGACGTCGAGGGCGGCGCGACCGTCGGTGACGCCCTCGACGCGCTGGTCGGGTCGCACCCGTCGCTCGAATCGCGCGTGTTCGCCGACGACGGCGAACTGTACGACCACATCAATGTGCTACGAAACGGCGAGGCCGCGACGCTCCGCGACGATGCGGACGTTGGCGACGAACTGGCGCTGTTCCCGCCGGTTAGTGGCGGATGA
- a CDS encoding Rieske (2Fe-2S) protein, with translation MSDSDKYPADSGRRRFVKGVVGGAALAGVGTTGAAAINTATSSSGHGGGSTQAYAIENTAGPAPRGMPQIPIEIDSDGFIKGVWPDVQTVTQNGVEVSLALVDDYKGTGVTYSQDWFQYCGVQSYEGLAPDFESDNYFRSDSGKYDWQRDAYSSGDKLNIADFDDYTEWGNDIGQSGLGKPATGTWRSQDVENVIPIQVLRSKRIEEAAKDNEWLAASTDKGVIAWLNKCTHFCCVPGYKQSSDAAKFNAEDGVYCQCHQSVYDPFSIVQTLFTALPRPEE, from the coding sequence ATGAGCGATAGCGACAAGTACCCCGCCGACTCGGGTCGCCGCCGGTTCGTCAAAGGCGTCGTCGGGGGAGCGGCACTCGCGGGCGTGGGAACGACGGGTGCGGCCGCCATCAACACCGCAACGTCCTCGTCCGGCCACGGTGGCGGTTCGACACAGGCGTACGCCATCGAGAACACCGCCGGTCCCGCTCCGCGCGGCATGCCGCAGATTCCGATCGAGATCGATAGTGACGGTTTCATCAAGGGTGTTTGGCCCGATGTACAGACTGTCACACAGAATGGTGTCGAAGTCAGTCTTGCCCTGGTAGACGACTACAAAGGTACCGGTGTTACCTACTCCCAGGACTGGTTCCAGTACTGCGGTGTGCAGTCCTACGAGGGACTCGCCCCCGACTTCGAGTCTGACAACTACTTCCGTTCTGACAGTGGTAAATACGACTGGCAGAGGGATGCCTACAGCTCCGGTGACAAACTGAACATCGCGGACTTCGACGACTACACCGAATGGGGCAACGATATCGGTCAGTCCGGCCTCGGCAAGCCCGCGACCGGTACGTGGCGCTCGCAGGACGTCGAAAACGTGATTCCGATTCAGGTGCTCCGCTCGAAGCGCATCGAAGAGGCAGCCAAGGACAACGAGTGGCTCGCTGCTTCGACCGATAAGGGCGTCATCGCGTGGCTCAACAAGTGTACCCACTTCTGCTGTGTCCCCGGGTACAAGCAGTCCTCCGACGCCGCCAAGTTCAACGCTGAAGACGGCGTCTACTGTCAGTGCCACCAGTCCGTCTACGACCCGTTCTCCATCGTTCAGACGCTCTTTACGGCACTTCCGCGCCCCGAAGAGTAA
- a CDS encoding aldo/keto reductase, which produces MKEFPQLGFGTYKLEDRDECVEAVTTALDVGYRHIDTAQMYDNEEFVGEGLAESDVDLDDIFVATKLDTDNLGYDDVLETARESAEKLGVETIDLLYVHWPLDSYDEAETLAALDELYEDGLIANIGLSNFRPDQLETAIESLDAPVFAHQVEMHPLLQQDELRAFAEEHDHYLVAYSPIARNEVAENETIVDIAEKHDASPAQVSLAWLMAKGATPIPKAASPEHIRDNFAALDLELDDEDVAAIDAIDETHRIVDFDEAPWNQV; this is translated from the coding sequence ATGAAGGAGTTCCCGCAACTCGGTTTCGGGACGTACAAACTCGAAGACCGCGACGAGTGCGTCGAAGCCGTAACGACCGCCCTCGACGTGGGCTACCGCCACATCGACACGGCCCAGATGTACGACAACGAGGAGTTCGTCGGCGAGGGTCTCGCCGAGTCGGACGTTGACCTCGACGACATCTTCGTGGCGACGAAACTCGACACCGACAACCTCGGCTACGACGACGTACTGGAGACCGCACGGGAGTCCGCCGAGAAACTCGGCGTCGAGACCATCGACCTGTTGTACGTCCACTGGCCGCTCGATAGCTACGACGAAGCGGAGACGCTCGCAGCCCTCGACGAACTCTACGAGGACGGACTCATCGCCAACATCGGCCTGAGCAACTTCCGACCCGACCAACTCGAAACGGCTATCGAGAGCCTCGACGCCCCGGTGTTCGCCCACCAGGTCGAGATGCATCCGCTGCTCCAGCAGGACGAACTCCGCGCGTTCGCCGAGGAACACGACCACTACCTCGTCGCCTACTCGCCCATCGCGCGCAACGAGGTCGCCGAAAACGAAACCATCGTCGACATCGCGGAGAAACACGACGCGTCGCCCGCGCAGGTCAGCCTCGCGTGGTTGATGGCGAAGGGCGCGACGCCCATCCCGAAGGCCGCCTCGCCCGAACACATCCGCGACAACTTCGCCGCGCTCGACCTCGAACTCGACGACGAAGACGTGGCAGCCATCGACGCCATCGACGAAACCCACCGCATCGTCGACTTCGACGAAGCGCCGTGGAATCAGGTCTAG
- a CDS encoding succinic semialdehyde dehydrogenase, whose translation MTDSPVPPVTSAQLESLAHLVSPDGSREQLLVRAPYDDSVVGEVPLCTPEDVQSTVDEARTARSEWSTWPVEDRAAVFRRFHDALLDRRESLLDVIQTETGKARPDALEEVLDAATTARYYANLAERALTPTRRSGAVPFVTKTVEHHHPVGVVGVISPWNYPLSLSVSESIPALLAGNAVVLKPDEGTPFTALWALDLLRECGLPDTVLQVVTGEGPTLGDSLIEGVDYVSFTGSTEVGRIVAETAGRHLTDCSLELGGKNPLLVLDDADVDAAARGAARGCFANAGQLCISIERIYVHESVADDFRDAFIRETQALTLDAGYDYDHDVGSLLDQELLEKVEAHVSDAVEKGATVLTGGRARPELGPYFYEPTVLTDVTPEMTLADEETFGPVVSLYEVESVSEAIERANDSAYGLNASVWTQNTERGEQVATRLDAGTVNVNEAYVAAWASIDAPMGGMKDSGLGRRHGRHGLVKYTEPQTVATQRFGLLSPPKRGKRLWADGATLGLRLWKRLTELGP comes from the coding sequence ATGACCGATTCCCCTGTTCCTCCAGTTACGTCCGCACAACTGGAATCGCTCGCCCACCTCGTCTCGCCGGATGGCTCCCGCGAGCAACTCCTAGTTCGGGCCCCGTACGACGACAGTGTCGTCGGTGAGGTCCCGTTGTGTACTCCCGAGGACGTTCAATCGACAGTTGATGAAGCCCGGACGGCCCGGTCAGAGTGGTCAACGTGGCCCGTCGAAGACCGCGCCGCCGTCTTTCGTCGATTCCACGATGCCCTTCTCGACCGCCGCGAATCCCTCCTCGACGTGATTCAGACCGAGACCGGTAAAGCCCGCCCAGATGCGCTCGAAGAAGTCCTCGACGCCGCCACGACAGCTAGATACTACGCGAATCTCGCAGAGCGTGCTCTCACACCGACCCGGCGTTCGGGTGCGGTTCCGTTCGTGACGAAGACCGTCGAACATCACCACCCAGTCGGTGTCGTCGGCGTTATTTCGCCCTGGAACTACCCCCTGTCGCTGTCGGTGTCGGAATCGATTCCGGCCCTTCTCGCGGGTAACGCCGTCGTCCTCAAGCCCGACGAGGGGACGCCATTCACGGCGCTGTGGGCGCTCGACCTGCTCCGCGAGTGCGGGCTTCCGGACACGGTCTTGCAGGTCGTCACCGGCGAAGGACCGACGCTCGGCGACTCGCTCATCGAAGGCGTCGACTACGTGAGCTTCACCGGGAGCACCGAAGTCGGCCGCATCGTCGCCGAAACCGCAGGGCGGCATCTCACCGACTGCTCGCTCGAACTCGGCGGCAAGAATCCGCTTTTGGTCCTCGACGATGCGGATGTCGATGCGGCGGCCCGCGGCGCTGCTCGCGGCTGTTTCGCCAATGCGGGACAACTGTGTATCTCCATCGAGCGAATCTACGTCCACGAGTCCGTCGCCGACGACTTCCGCGACGCATTCATTCGAGAGACGCAGGCGCTCACGCTCGATGCGGGCTACGACTACGACCACGATGTCGGCTCGCTCTTGGACCAAGAGTTGCTGGAGAAAGTCGAGGCCCACGTTTCTGACGCCGTCGAGAAGGGGGCAACGGTCCTCACCGGCGGTCGCGCCCGCCCCGAACTCGGACCGTATTTCTACGAACCGACGGTGTTGACCGACGTGACACCGGAAATGACGCTCGCAGACGAGGAGACGTTCGGTCCGGTCGTCTCGCTGTACGAAGTCGAAAGCGTCTCCGAAGCCATCGAGCGCGCCAACGACTCTGCGTACGGGCTAAACGCGAGCGTCTGGACGCAAAACACCGAACGCGGCGAACAAGTCGCCACTCGGTTGGACGCGGGGACCGTCAACGTCAACGAAGCCTACGTGGCGGCGTGGGCATCCATCGACGCGCCGATGGGCGGGATGAAAGACTCCGGACTCGGACGGCGGCACGGTCGCCACGGTCTCGTGAAGTACACCGAGCCGCAGACCGTCGCAACGCAGCGATTCGGTCTGCTCTCGCCGCCGAAGCGCGGGAAACGACTCTGGGCCGACGGCGCGACGCTCGGGCTTCGGCTCTGGAAACGACTCACCGAGTTGGGACCGTAA